A genome region from Gigantopelta aegis isolate Gae_Host chromosome 3, Gae_host_genome, whole genome shotgun sequence includes the following:
- the LOC121367992 gene encoding protein NEDD1-like isoform X1, translated as MPSFKLASAGDDVKLWDCHTFDRLKQYNPHDQNVSALSWSNDASWLASASALDNKIALSCVKNGSVATISLDCEEGQTCVEYDSSARHLISGGISGTVKIWDVKMRKAKKTFKDHKSTLTSACFNHNDTCIASGSETGEIIINNVVSGFGSSPLVAPKTQAVCQLQFKKSLLGAVYDSGSVCLWDTNTRRLIHMFTNVHRAPATGITFSPLNEMLMMTVGLDKRLVFYDVVSKETLKVIEIDSPLTAIDLMHDGFTLAVGSTRGKLTVYDLRQSSSPITSFTAHKSSIQSLKFQPGNKSNQSDLSNEKMNKLNRRHLPPAPRDSAQVNPVTFINDSSEPQAINVEEHLSTSAGVEDIFSPVREGHNHSSNMEIRSSVGNHSSVQNHSKSSFGCNSSLQNLSQGVFSPIGGNSSLSQKQKMEQMSSQLIHDSNDSSYTVHQQRNVQAMGDRSSTYDSHQHIPNGSVQQPEQPYEDSLPTSVLDNFKEHSRQISPTNMDVPHTSVPVTQVMHGNHSHVDSMDANSVDDDDRRGHHSEDRVVPTPSRGSSANHRPPRSARTSRSIASPVGDGVTDSPMTHVREMVKDAIRTCNEHMQEELKAMWRKANDQRSSISRRDGSNSQIESSVFQTEFLRGIVQEELEGFRAESHRDLQALHVEMLRQFQIQQAEISSLLQQYSVNRELVAEVERLREENARLKKYF; from the exons ATGCCATCATTTAAGCTTGCATCAGCGGGAGATGATGTTAAGCTATGGGATTGTCATACTTTTGATCGTCTCAAACAGTACAACCCACACGACCAAAATGTTTCTGCACTGAGTTGGAGTAATGATG cCTCTTGGTTAGCTAGTGCTTCTGCCCTTGACAACAAAATAGCTCTGTCTTGTGTAAAGAATGGGAGTGTTGCCACAATCAGTTTGGATTGTGAG gAAGGTCAGACGTGCGTTGAGTACGATTCAAGTGCTCGACACTTGATATCTGGAGGTATAAGTGGTACTGTTAAGATCTGGGATGTTAAGATGCGTAAAGCAAAGAAAACATTCAAG GATCATAAAAGCACTCTGACAAGTGCTTGTTTCAACCACAATGACACGTGCATTGCCTCAGGGTCTGAAACAGGGGAGATAATCATAAACAATGTGGTGTCAGGTTTTGGCAGCAGTCCACTTGTTGCCCCCAAAACTCAG GCTGTGTGTCAGCTTCAGTTCAAGAAGTCTCTGCTTGGTGCAGTCTATGACAGCGGATCTGTGTGTTTATGGGACACCAACACACGCCGTCTCATTCACATGTTCACTAACGTTCATCGAGCTCCGGCAACAGGAATAACGTTTTCACCTCTCAATGAAATGTTGATGATGACAGTTGGTCTCGATAAACGACTTGTCTTTTATGATGTTGTCAgcaaaga GACGTTGAAGGTGATAGAGATAGATAGTCCACTTACAGCGATTGATCTTATGCACGACGGCTTTACTTTAGCAGTGGGGTCGACCCGGGGAAAACTCACTGTCTATGACTTGCGGCAGAGCTCGTCACCCATCACATCATTTACTGCTCATAAGTCATCTATCCAGTCACTGAAGTTTCAGCCTGGGAATAAATCTAACCAG TCGGATCTATCCAATGagaaaatgaacaaactgaaCAGACGACATTTACCACCAGCTCCCAGAGATTCGGCTCAAGTTAACCCGGTTACATTCATAA ATGATTCTTCGGAACCTCAAGCCATTAATGTGGAGGAGCATCTGAGCACTTCAGCAGGTGTTGAAGATATATTTTCTCCAGTTCGAGAAG GTCACAACCATTCTTCCAATATGGAGatacgtagctcagtgggaAATCACAGCAGTGTTCAGAACCACTCTAAAAGCAGCTTTGGATGCAACAGTAGTCTGCAGAATCTCTCACAAG GTGTCTTTTCTCCAATTGGAGGAAATTCGTCAttgtcacaaaaacaaaagatgGAGCAAATGTCTAGTCAACTAATACATGATAGCAATGACTCTTCCTATACAGTCCATCAACAGAGAAATGTTCAG GCCATGGGTGACCGTTCCTCGACATATGATTCACACCAGCATATACCCAATGGGTCTGTACAGCAACCTGAACAGCCATATGAGGACAGTCTTCCTACAAGTGTATTAG ATAACTTTAAAGAACACTCCAGACAGATCTCTCCAACAAACATGGATGTTCCGCATACAAGTGTTCCAGTAACACAAGTGATGCATGGAAACCATAGCCATGTGGACAGTATGGACGCAAACTCGGTTGATGACGATGACCGACGTGGTCATCATTCTGAGGACAGAGTCGTGCCGACCCCGAGCAGGGGATCGTCAGCTAACCACCGCCCACCTCGCAGTGCCAGGACTAGTCGGTCCATTGCTTCCCCTGTTGGCGACGGGGTCACAGATTCACCCATGACTCATGTGCGAGAGATGGTCAAAGATGCAATACGGACGTGTAATGAACACATGCAGGAGGAGCTTAAGGCAATGTGGAGGAAGGCAAACGATCAg CGTTCTTCTATAAGTAGGAGAGATGGTAGCAATTCACAGATAGAATCCAGTGTGTTCCAGACAGAATTCCTTCGGGGTATTGTTCAAGAGGAACTGGAAGGATTCCGTGCAGAGAGTCATCGGGATTTACAAGCTCTTCATGTGGAAATGTTGAGACAATTCCAGATTCAACAA GCTGAAATAAGCTCATTACTACAGCAATATTCTGTGAACCGAGAACTTGT
- the LOC121367992 gene encoding protein NEDD1-like isoform X2, with the protein MPSFKLASAGDDVKLWDCHTFDRLKQYNPHDQNVSALSWSNDASWLASASALDNKIALSCVKNGSVATISLDCEEGQTCVEYDSSARHLISGGISGTVKIWDVKMRKAKKTFKDHKSTLTSACFNHNDTCIASGSETGEIIINNVVSGFGSSPLVAPKTQAVCQLQFKKSLLGAVYDSGSVCLWDTNTRRLIHMFTNVHRAPATGITFSPLNEMLMMTVGLDKRLVFYDVVSKETLKVIEIDSPLTAIDLMHDGFTLAVGSTRGKLTVYDLRQSSSPITSFTAHKSSIQSLKFQPGNKSNQSDLSNEKMNKLNRRHLPPAPRDSAQVNPVTFINDSSEPQAINVEEHLSTSAGVEDIFSPVREGHNHSSNMEIRSSVGNHSSVQNHSKSSFGCNSSLQNLSQGVFSPIGGNSSLSQKQKMEQMSSQLIHDSNDSSYTVHQQRNVQAMGDRSSTYDSHQHIPNGSVQQPEQPYEDSLPTSVLEHSRQISPTNMDVPHTSVPVTQVMHGNHSHVDSMDANSVDDDDRRGHHSEDRVVPTPSRGSSANHRPPRSARTSRSIASPVGDGVTDSPMTHVREMVKDAIRTCNEHMQEELKAMWRKANDQRSSISRRDGSNSQIESSVFQTEFLRGIVQEELEGFRAESHRDLQALHVEMLRQFQIQQAEISSLLQQYSVNRELVAEVERLREENARLKKYF; encoded by the exons ATGCCATCATTTAAGCTTGCATCAGCGGGAGATGATGTTAAGCTATGGGATTGTCATACTTTTGATCGTCTCAAACAGTACAACCCACACGACCAAAATGTTTCTGCACTGAGTTGGAGTAATGATG cCTCTTGGTTAGCTAGTGCTTCTGCCCTTGACAACAAAATAGCTCTGTCTTGTGTAAAGAATGGGAGTGTTGCCACAATCAGTTTGGATTGTGAG gAAGGTCAGACGTGCGTTGAGTACGATTCAAGTGCTCGACACTTGATATCTGGAGGTATAAGTGGTACTGTTAAGATCTGGGATGTTAAGATGCGTAAAGCAAAGAAAACATTCAAG GATCATAAAAGCACTCTGACAAGTGCTTGTTTCAACCACAATGACACGTGCATTGCCTCAGGGTCTGAAACAGGGGAGATAATCATAAACAATGTGGTGTCAGGTTTTGGCAGCAGTCCACTTGTTGCCCCCAAAACTCAG GCTGTGTGTCAGCTTCAGTTCAAGAAGTCTCTGCTTGGTGCAGTCTATGACAGCGGATCTGTGTGTTTATGGGACACCAACACACGCCGTCTCATTCACATGTTCACTAACGTTCATCGAGCTCCGGCAACAGGAATAACGTTTTCACCTCTCAATGAAATGTTGATGATGACAGTTGGTCTCGATAAACGACTTGTCTTTTATGATGTTGTCAgcaaaga GACGTTGAAGGTGATAGAGATAGATAGTCCACTTACAGCGATTGATCTTATGCACGACGGCTTTACTTTAGCAGTGGGGTCGACCCGGGGAAAACTCACTGTCTATGACTTGCGGCAGAGCTCGTCACCCATCACATCATTTACTGCTCATAAGTCATCTATCCAGTCACTGAAGTTTCAGCCTGGGAATAAATCTAACCAG TCGGATCTATCCAATGagaaaatgaacaaactgaaCAGACGACATTTACCACCAGCTCCCAGAGATTCGGCTCAAGTTAACCCGGTTACATTCATAA ATGATTCTTCGGAACCTCAAGCCATTAATGTGGAGGAGCATCTGAGCACTTCAGCAGGTGTTGAAGATATATTTTCTCCAGTTCGAGAAG GTCACAACCATTCTTCCAATATGGAGatacgtagctcagtgggaAATCACAGCAGTGTTCAGAACCACTCTAAAAGCAGCTTTGGATGCAACAGTAGTCTGCAGAATCTCTCACAAG GTGTCTTTTCTCCAATTGGAGGAAATTCGTCAttgtcacaaaaacaaaagatgGAGCAAATGTCTAGTCAACTAATACATGATAGCAATGACTCTTCCTATACAGTCCATCAACAGAGAAATGTTCAG GCCATGGGTGACCGTTCCTCGACATATGATTCACACCAGCATATACCCAATGGGTCTGTACAGCAACCTGAACAGCCATATGAGGACAGTCTTCCTACAAGTGTATTAG AACACTCCAGACAGATCTCTCCAACAAACATGGATGTTCCGCATACAAGTGTTCCAGTAACACAAGTGATGCATGGAAACCATAGCCATGTGGACAGTATGGACGCAAACTCGGTTGATGACGATGACCGACGTGGTCATCATTCTGAGGACAGAGTCGTGCCGACCCCGAGCAGGGGATCGTCAGCTAACCACCGCCCACCTCGCAGTGCCAGGACTAGTCGGTCCATTGCTTCCCCTGTTGGCGACGGGGTCACAGATTCACCCATGACTCATGTGCGAGAGATGGTCAAAGATGCAATACGGACGTGTAATGAACACATGCAGGAGGAGCTTAAGGCAATGTGGAGGAAGGCAAACGATCAg CGTTCTTCTATAAGTAGGAGAGATGGTAGCAATTCACAGATAGAATCCAGTGTGTTCCAGACAGAATTCCTTCGGGGTATTGTTCAAGAGGAACTGGAAGGATTCCGTGCAGAGAGTCATCGGGATTTACAAGCTCTTCATGTGGAAATGTTGAGACAATTCCAGATTCAACAA GCTGAAATAAGCTCATTACTACAGCAATATTCTGTGAACCGAGAACTTGT